In Helianthus annuus cultivar XRQ/B chromosome 3, HanXRQr2.0-SUNRISE, whole genome shotgun sequence, a single window of DNA contains:
- the LOC110881862 gene encoding putative germin-like protein 2-1, whose amino-acid sequence MSNKLIFLGFVALTFACLAFANEPKPLQDFCVADPNASVKVNGLVCKDPMQVQAEDFFFSGLHLRGNTSNPVGSRVTTVFAAQLPGLNTLGISMVRIDYAPWGQNPPHIHPRATEILTVLEGTLQVGFVTSNPDNRFITKVLKKGDVFVFPVGLVHFQHNVGNGYAVAIAALSSQNPGAITIANAVFGANPPIPGDILAKAFQVDKSVVEQLQSKF is encoded by the exons ATGTCAAACAAACTCATCTTCTTGGGCTTTGTAGCTCTTACTTTTGCCTGCCTTGCCTTCGCCAACGAGCCCAAACCCCTCCAAGATTTTTGCGTAGCCGATCCCAATGCCTCAG TGAAAGTGAATGGTCTAGTATGCAAGGACCCAATGCAAGTTCAAGCAGAGGATTTCTTCTTCAGTGGGCTACACCTCAGGGGTAATACATCAAACCCTGTGGGATCAAGGGTTACCACAGTCTTTGCAGCTCAGTTACCTGGGCTAAACACTTTAGGCATCTCAATGGTTCGTATTGACTACGCGCCATGGGGACAAAACCCACCTCACATTCATCCAAGAGCCACCGAGATTCTTACGGTTCTAGAAGGAACTTTACAAGTTGGGTTTGTCACATCCAACCCTGATAACCGTTTTATCACCAAGGTGCTGAAAAAGGGTGATGTTTTCGTGTTCCCCGTAGGACTTGTGCATTTCCAACATAACGTCGGTAATGGGTATGCCGTGGCTATTGCTGCATTGAGCAGTCAAAACCCTGGTGCCATAACAATTGCAAATGCTGTTTTTGGTGCTAATCCTCCAATTCCAGGAGATATCTTAGCCAAGGCATTCCAAGTGGATAAAAGTGTGGTGGAGCAGCTACAATCAAAATTCTAG